Proteins encoded together in one Impatiens glandulifera chromosome 1, dImpGla2.1, whole genome shotgun sequence window:
- the LOC124921989 gene encoding WAT1-related protein At4g08290-like, whose amino-acid sequence MRSFAGLQALIPWVGVILVQVLSAANSLITKAALNKGMQFAVFALYRNIIASAFLIPLLYFKRNSLPRMSRNVMWKIVMLTILEPVIDQNILYAGSKMTPASFSTCLSGVTPSLIFLLAWSLGMEQVNFKERRSQAKLLGTVIAAGGAILICLYNGPAIAVSSKSQSSTIHEGFTENWIEGPVFVIIANVSYVVYCVTLGNVLVEYPSPLAIISLISFLGAIMNVGVALGLELKHPASWMIGWNVIFLAYVYTGVVVSGIIAYIISALTQMKGPVFVAAFSPTSMVLVMVIGFIALGESIHVGSLIGTFFIVAGLFTLLWGKSGTQPSRPEEEPRHEEQ is encoded by the exons ATGAGGTCATTTGCGGGATTacaagctctgataccatgggTAGGAGTGATTCTTGTTCAAGTTTTATCTGCAGCAAATTCCTTAATTACCAAAGCAGCATTGAACAAAGGGATGCAATTTGCTGTTTTTGCcctttatagaaatataatagCTTCAGCATTCTTGATCCCTTTACTATATTTCAAAAg AAATTCACTGCCCAGAATGAGTAGAAACGTGATGTGGAAAATTGTAATGCTAACGATTCTCGA GCCTGTAATAGACCAAAATATCCTTTATGCTGGTTCAAAGATGACACCAGCTAGTTTCTCAACATGTTTGTCTGGTGTCACTCCATCACTCATATTTCTTCTAGCATGGAGTTTGGG AATGGAGCAAGTGAATTTCAAGGAGAGGCGTAGCCAGGCAAAGTTATTAGGAACAGTAATTGCAGCCGGTGGTGCTATTCTCATTTGCCTTTACAATGGACCAGCCATTGCTGTCTCCTCAAAATCTCAATCATCAACTATCCATGAAGGATTCACAGAGAATTGGATCGAAGGCCCCGTGTTTGTCATCATCGCGAATGTCTCTTATGTTGTTTATTGCGTTACCTTg GGTAATGTTCTCGTGGAGTATCCGTCTCCTCTGGCAATAATATCGTTAATTTCATTCTTGGGAGCAATTATGAATGTTGGAGTTGCTCTAGGGTTGGAACTCAAGCATCCTGCTTCTTGGATGATCGGATGGAATGTCATCTTTTTGGCATATGTCTACACA GGAGTAGTTGTTTCGGGAATAATCGCATACATTATAAGTGCGTTGACACAAATGAAGGGCCCAGTTTTTGTGGCAGCCTTTAGCCCAACTTCCATGGTGCTTGTTATGGTTATTGGGTTTATTGCACTAGGAGAAAGCATTCATGTTGGAAG TCTAATAGGTACATTTTTCATTGTTGCTGGTTTGTTCACTCTCCTTTGGGGGAAAAGTGGAACTCAACCGTCGCGACCCGAAGAAGAACCGCGACATGAAGAGCAATAA